A region of Malaclemys terrapin pileata isolate rMalTer1 chromosome 5, rMalTer1.hap1, whole genome shotgun sequence DNA encodes the following proteins:
- the LOC128838624 gene encoding nucleolar protein 58-like, with product MEGTSAAANSSSLPPPSRRLSQIRRRKKRTREEMFSEIMESSRSDRAHVNEWKETVSKYRKEVSEREDRRDQREERRDQREERRDARDERWRQEDQRMKDATLGLLRRLVEVQERLLENRLPLQPLFHPPPSPCSVSSSPRRVRTRGGGGSVHLPIPPQ from the exons atggaagggacctcag cagctgcaaattcctcaagcctccctcctccatcccgaaggttatcacagataaggcgtcgtaagaagagaacgcgagaggagatgttttcggaaattatggaatccagccgcagtgacagagctcatgtgaatgagtggaaggaaacagtttcaaagtataggaaagaagtcagtgaacgtgaggacaggagggaccaacgtgaggagaggagggaccaacgtgaggagaggagagacgctcgagatgagaggtggcggcaggaagaccagaggatgaaggatgcaacgctggggctgctccggcgtctggtggaggttcaggaacggctgctggaaaacagactgccgcttcagcccctgttccaccctcccccctccccatgttctgtatcctcctcacccagacgtgtaagaactcggggggggggaggctccgtacaccttcccattccaccccagtag